One Trichormus variabilis 0441 genomic window, GGGAATACCATGTACAACTTCGTTATTAATACTAGAGCAGATAGAACCGGTAAAGCCGTGATAGCCCTTAAAACTTGGTGTTGCACCCATTTCACGGATACGTTTTTCCGCATAAGCATCCAAGTCAGCCGTCGTCATTCCTGGTTTTACCAGCCCGGAAATCTCTTTAAGTACGGTGGCGACAATTTTCGCCGACTCTCGCATAATATCAATTTCGCGGGGTGATTTAATTTCAATACCCCGGCGTTGTTTTTTGGCAGGTGATGGCTTAGGTGTTTGAGAAAGCAAGTTGGTGAGAATATTCATGGGAAATCAATTATTACTTGCGCCTTGCCGCTAAGGTTGCAGGTTATTTCTAAACAATTGAGAAATAATATCTATACTTAAGTTAACTTATTTTTCGCTGCTAGATACGTATATAGATGATGGCTGACTGCTGACTAAGGACTGATCACGATTTCCCCTGTCATCCCTGCTTCTGTATGTCCTGGTATGGGACAGCGTAAGCCATATTTTCCTGGTTTGATGGCTAGAAGCACCCATTCAGCTTCAGCACCGGGCTTAAGTTCCAGTTCATGAATCGCCCCTTTAATTTCCACTTTACCTGCTTCCACTTTTTGCGTCCAAATCCCATCGGCAAAGTCTTTGGCAGTAAAATAATGTTTCAATTGGCTGGGGTTGTTGAGGTGTAGTAGATAACGTTTACCAGCTACTAATTCCAAGTTATTTGGTTCAAACTTGAGTTCGTTAGCAGAATTACCCAAAGAAACTGTAATTTCCGAAACAGGTTGTTTAAGTAAATCACTAGATTCTTTCGCCGCCAATGCAGAATTAGTGTTAATAAAAGTAAAACATAGCAGTATGGTAAAAACCACACAAATTTGACGAACTATTGGTAATAAAAATGAAATCATGGCGTATACAATTTTGCGAATTTCCTGGAATAAGTTATGTCAATTTGAAAAAAAGAATGCGACAAATAAACCATTTAAATAAACCATTTGTAGAGACGCGATTCATGAGCCAGCGCGTTGCGGGGGTTCCCCCCGTTGTAGCGACTGGCGTCGCGTCTTCTTCTAGTTATTAGTCCGTAGGGGCAGTATTTAAACGCACCTCTACAACGGTCAACCGTCAACAGTTAGCACTATTTACCTTACACCTTGTCTTGCGACCATAGAAGGCCCAGCCGTTACTACTACTACTTGATCTGGGTGGAGTAACTCACTAGCTGCTTGATTAACTTCGTTTAAGGTAACTTGCTGAATTTTTTGATTATAAGAATGTAGTTCGCTCGGTTCTAGTCCATAAACTTGATTCATCAGAATTTTATTGGTTAATTCCTCTGGGTCTGCCAAAGAAACGTTATAGTTACCAATCAAGGTACGTTTAGCTGTCTCTACTTCTGATGCTGTCACACCTTGTTGGTGAATTTGCTCAAGTACTTGCTGGGTACTAGCGATCGCTTTATTGGTATCTTCGGGACTGGTTTGCATTTCAATCCAGAATGTCCCAAAGTCTTTTTCGGCTTGGAAGTCGCTGTAAATGCCATAAGTTAAACCTTGGCGATCACGCACTTGCTCCCCTAATCTACTAGATAAAGTGTCTCCGCCCAAAATTTGGTTTAACACTAGCGCCGCGTAAAATCTCGGATCTTGACGCTTAATACCTGCATAACCAAGGTAAGTAATAGCTTGGGTCTTACCAGGTAATACTGGATTCTCTCGCGTGGTAGTTTTTGGTAAGGAAACTTGAGGATAGTTTATGCTTGGGGGTTCTCCACTAGCTGGCCAATCACCAAATTCTGATTGAATGAGCGATCGCACTTGCTGAGGTTCAAAATCCCCCATTAGCACCAGCACAGTAGTATCTGGACGATAATATTTCTGACTAAAAGCAATCACATCCTGACGGCGAATCTTCCGCAGACTTTCCACTGTAGGAAAGGTATGTAGGGGATGTTTCTTAGGATAGACCGATTGCAGAAAAATTCTTCTAGCAACTTCACCGGGATCATCTAATTCCATTTTCAGAGAAGTTACAGCTTGTTGCAGATTTAATTCCAGTTCTTTTTTAGGAAATATACTATTTTTCAGTCCGTCGGCTAATGTCCGAATTAGCACCGGAAAATCTTCCGCTAAACTATCGCCTTGGATACGCATACCATTGCGATACGCGGCAAAATCTAAGGTCACACCCCTATCATCCAAAACTTGAGCTAAAGTTGAAGCATTTTTAGTTTTCGTCCCACTCATTAAGCTATCTGCTACTAATGAGGCTAAACCTGCTTGTCCATCTGGATCAAATTCTGTACCTGCTTTAACATAACCGCTCAAGGTGACGGTAGGTGTACTTTTATCAGGTAGCAAAAATACTTGCAACCCATTAGCTAAAGTAAACTGCTGTGGTAAACGTGTTTGCGACTTCTGTTGAATATTATCGGTTGTGGTGTCTAAAGATGGTAGATACTTCATCACCTCCGATGATGTTACAGATGAGTCGCCAGTGAGATTTTCTTGTGTACGTTGTGTTGGCTTTTTGTTGCCAACTTCTTTGGTGCTGGTAGATATCGTTGGTTGAAAAATACCTACTTTCCGGTGAGATTTTGGTAAATATTTTTGAATTACCCGTACTACATCTGCTGAAGTTACTTGTCTAATTGCCGATAAATAATAATCTGTAAAGCGATAATCACCAACAGTTGTCTCATCATTGCCCAACTGCATGGCTTGATCAGTGATAGTCCGGTTACTCAAAATGATGGCAGCTTCTAACTGTCTTTTAGCTCTAGCTAATTCTTCTGCTTTTATACCTGTGCGGGCAAGATTAGCGATCGCTTTATTCAATACCGAGTCAACTTTACCTATATCTTGGTCTGGATCTGCCGTCACCAACAACTCATACCAACCAGCCCGTTGCAAACCACCAACAGAAGCTTCTACTTCACTGGCTAAACCCGATTCTATCAATGCTTTATATAGTCGAGAATTGCGCCCCTCCGTCAAGATGTAATCTACCACCTCTAAGGCAGGCATATCCGGGTGACTCGCTGGCGGTAGGGGGTAAATCACTTGTAAAAGTCCCGCCGCGCCTGGTTCTCGTAGAACTATAGGATTTTTGACTGTTGACTGTTGACTGTTGACTATTGACTGTTGACTATTGACTTTTGCCTGTTGACGCTGAGGAATACCGCCAAATATCTCTTTTACCGTTGCCAAGGTTTCTTCTGCTTGGCAATCGCCAACAATTACTAACACGGCATTTTCGGGACTGTAAAAGTTTTTATAGTATTTTTGTACTTGCTCAACTGGAAATTTTTCTACATCTGCCTTAGTCCCACCTACAGGTAACCCATAAGGATGATTAGGAAACACCGCCTGCATAACCGCTCGATTGAGGCGATATTCTGGACTATTTTCATAACCCTGTAATTCGGAAATGACTACACGCTTTTCACTGGCTAATTTGTCAGCATCGATGAGGGCGTTTTGCATTCTGTCTGCTTCCAAGACTAGCAACGCTTTGAGCTTATCTCGTTCTACTGTGCCGTAATATGCTGTTTGGTCATAACTGGTGAAGGCGTTGGAGTCACTACCTAAAGCACTAAATAAACGTCCAAATTGAATAGGACGGCTTTTTGTGCCTTTAAACATCATGTGTTCTAATTGATGGGCGATGCCGTTGACACCTGGTTCTTCATGACTTGAGCCAAACTTGTACCATACCTGTACACTTACAACAGGTACAGTCGGTACTTCCTTGATGAATACGGTCAAACCATTGTCCAAAACTGTTTTGTGGACGTTTTCTGTGACTCGGAATTGATGGTGATTGTTCGCCACTAATGTTGCTTGGGAATTGACTCGACTCAATGTAGTTTTGTATTGACTTTCAGCAGGGTTATTACTGAAAAATAATACTGTAACTAAAGAAACACTCAACAATAACACATAAAAACGGTATCGATACCAGATAGATAATGCAGACATTTATTTGGTAGATGTGTTGAGTTTATATACTTTTATGTACAGAACTAGTTTAATCCTTTTATGCGTATGTTAGTTGAGCTACATCACTTTGTATATAAAGTTACACTATAAAATCAGTTAAGTTTCGCTAAAACTCGAATAAATTCCAATGGCAATCCATCAGTGTCAGCTATAAAAGCCACTTCAAAAATGCGATCGCCTATTTGTTGTTGTGTCGGTTCTAAAAGTATCTGCAAGGGAGGTAATTCTGCTACCAGTGACACACGTTCTTGTAAAGCTGTCAACCAGTTAGGCAAGTCTGGGGTAGTCTCAGTTAAATCAAATGACAAGTGATAATAACCCACATAATGCTCATCTGCAAAAGCATCTGGGGCTGGTTTTGGTTCAGGAATTTGGATCAGTTCAATTCTGCCGCCCAGTCCTTCCATCCAGCAAGCTAGGGTATAGCCTGTAGTGAAGCGTTCACAGACCGTAAATCCTAGTATTTCATAAAAGGCGATCGCGCGATGGATATTCGCAGTCCGAATAGAGGCGTGGTGCATGAATCAATTCAAAATTCAAAATTCAAAATTCAAAATTAAATACAGCCACCCACAAGGGGGAGCCATTCTCATGGGCGGTGAGTGCAGCCATTCGCCCACCAGGGGTGAGGTTTTGTTTCCCGTAGGGTACATAGCTTTTTCCTATAAAGTTTTCGCTTGTAGTGGTCAGTAGTCAGTTGTGGATAACTACTGACCACTGACCACTGACTCTTATTCAAATAATCGGAAATAAGGGTAGCGCACAGGAACACCCGGTTCTTTATCCAAATCAAAATTAATCACTTCCCAACAAGGATCATCAGTTGATTCGGGACTGAATTCCACAGGTAAGCCGTATAGTCTCGCCGATGAGGTTTCCGGCTGTCCAGAACGCCAAGGTGTACTGCGTTCTAAATAACCACTCATCAATTCCTGATAACGCTTGGCGATAACTACCCTTGTAGCTCTGTAGCCTTGGGTATATAGCTTATCTAAAGCTTCGTGGATTTCAAAGCGAATGCCATCGGGATGAGTATGCTGTCGATACCATTCGTTATTCCATCTCCGCCAATGGCGACCAGACTGTAGATGAACTAGCTCTCCCGTTTTGGGATTAGCTTCAAAAGCGCCATGACGAGGACACAAATAGGTATCAGTCAGTGTCAGCGCCGGAATGGTTTGGCGACAATGGGGACACTGAATATCAGGGCCAAATATAGGGTACTGCAAGGCTGGATTCATCATGAAGTGCGTACAAACATAATTTCGTATTCACCAGCACCAGTGGGTTGAATTTTACACTTCGGCTCCACCATACTGGGGGAATTGTTCGTTGCTGCAAGTATACGGTATTGCAGCCAGAACAATTTTCACCGTTGTCTTCCTCAATTTGGAGGTGAGACTCTGTGATATTCTGGTTTTGCAACCAGCCTCCAAGGGTGGAGTTATTCCAGTGTTCCTGGGTACCATATTCATATTCTATCGTGTCTACCAATTCTTACTGGCCTTCTCCCGATTTTTCTCAAGCCGCCTTCATCGCCGCTAATGCTGTTGTTATGGGTTCAGTCAAAATAGCAGCAGGAGCAAGCATTTGGTACGGAGCAGTAGTGAGGGCAGATGTAGAAAGCATTGACATTGGTGAATGCACAAATATTCAAGATGGAGCCATTTTACACGGTGATCCTGGTTTGCCAACAGTACTAGAAGATCATGTCACTGTCGGACATCGAGCAGTCATTCACTCCGCCCATATTGAACGCGGTAGTTTGATTGGCATTGGCGCAGTAATTTTAGATGGAGTCCGAGTAGGTGCTGGTAGCATCATAGGTGCTGGATCGATAGTAACTAAGAATATACCCCCC contains:
- a CDS encoding VOC family protein; this translates as MHHASIRTANIHRAIAFYEILGFTVCERFTTGYTLACWMEGLGGRIELIQIPEPKPAPDAFADEHYVGYYHLSFDLTETTPDLPNWLTALQERVSLVAELPPLQILLEPTQQQIGDRIFEVAFIADTDGLPLEFIRVLAKLN
- a CDS encoding TIGR02652 family protein, with amino-acid sequence MNPALQYPIFGPDIQCPHCRQTIPALTLTDTYLCPRHGAFEANPKTGELVHLQSGRHWRRWNNEWYRQHTHPDGIRFEIHEALDKLYTQGYRATRVVIAKRYQELMSGYLERSTPWRSGQPETSSARLYGLPVEFSPESTDDPCWEVINFDLDKEPGVPVRYPYFRLFE
- a CDS encoding M16 family metallopeptidase, with translation MSALSIWYRYRFYVLLLSVSLVTVLFFSNNPAESQYKTTLSRVNSQATLVANNHHQFRVTENVHKTVLDNGLTVFIKEVPTVPVVSVQVWYKFGSSHEEPGVNGIAHQLEHMMFKGTKSRPIQFGRLFSALGSDSNAFTSYDQTAYYGTVERDKLKALLVLEADRMQNALIDADKLASEKRVVISELQGYENSPEYRLNRAVMQAVFPNHPYGLPVGGTKADVEKFPVEQVQKYYKNFYSPENAVLVIVGDCQAEETLATVKEIFGGIPQRQQAKVNSQQSIVNSQQSTVKNPIVLREPGAAGLLQVIYPLPPASHPDMPALEVVDYILTEGRNSRLYKALIESGLASEVEASVGGLQRAGWYELLVTADPDQDIGKVDSVLNKAIANLARTGIKAEELARAKRQLEAAIILSNRTITDQAMQLGNDETTVGDYRFTDYYLSAIRQVTSADVVRVIQKYLPKSHRKVGIFQPTISTSTKEVGNKKPTQRTQENLTGDSSVTSSEVMKYLPSLDTTTDNIQQKSQTRLPQQFTLANGLQVFLLPDKSTPTVTLSGYVKAGTEFDPDGQAGLASLVADSLMSGTKTKNASTLAQVLDDRGVTLDFAAYRNGMRIQGDSLAEDFPVLIRTLADGLKNSIFPKKELELNLQQAVTSLKMELDDPGEVARRIFLQSVYPKKHPLHTFPTVESLRKIRRQDVIAFSQKYYRPDTTVLVLMGDFEPQQVRSLIQSEFGDWPASGEPPSINYPQVSLPKTTTRENPVLPGKTQAITYLGYAGIKRQDPRFYAALVLNQILGGDTLSSRLGEQVRDRQGLTYGIYSDFQAEKDFGTFWIEMQTSPEDTNKAIASTQQVLEQIHQQGVTASEVETAKRTLIGNYNVSLADPEELTNKILMNQVYGLEPSELHSYNQKIQQVTLNEVNQAASELLHPDQVVVVTAGPSMVARQGVR
- a CDS encoding plastocyanin/azurin family copper-binding protein, coding for MISFLLPIVRQICVVFTILLCFTFINTNSALAAKESSDLLKQPVSEITVSLGNSANELKFEPNNLELVAGKRYLLHLNNPSQLKHYFTAKDFADGIWTQKVEAGKVEIKGAIHELELKPGAEAEWVLLAIKPGKYGLRCPIPGHTEAGMTGEIVISP
- a CDS encoding gamma carbonic anhydrase family protein, translating into MSTNSYWPSPDFSQAAFIAANAVVMGSVKIAAGASIWYGAVVRADVESIDIGECTNIQDGAILHGDPGLPTVLEDHVTVGHRAVIHSAHIERGSLIGIGAVILDGVRVGAGSIIGAGSIVTKNIPPLSLVVGVPGKVLRPITPEEAADLIQHAERYKKLALVHAGKGSDIGFYPQE